The following are encoded in a window of Kitasatospora sp. NBC_01250 genomic DNA:
- a CDS encoding DUF4129 domain-containing protein translates to MRAPHGSDDREHPERPGPSTARLRQTLAVIAVAGLGFAALELRPGSSLLQGSTHAPLSDKFGLVVLIGFGWVFLIERTYRHFRGQVQHLADLSPRAERLKDAALRLLPLVGLLLPVALLLVYRAASVLHELPPVSVLRPPPKLDGPPPEPHSDSPSMGLLAFIGLIVGLVGLIVLLWFVFRQLRRPTGAAPAPKRRVRTTERELAEAVGEARRALLHGDDARTAVIACYLAMEESLAASGVEREVSDSPTDLLERAAAAGTLRGADATELTALFREARFSRHPMDQGHLARAGAALDAIAEQLAGRIAERAAAEAEAAAARAAAAGSASQSTGVHS, encoded by the coding sequence ATGAGAGCACCGCATGGTTCGGACGACCGGGAACACCCGGAGCGTCCCGGACCGAGCACCGCCCGGCTGCGCCAGACCCTGGCCGTCATCGCAGTGGCGGGCCTGGGCTTCGCCGCCCTGGAGCTGCGCCCGGGCAGCAGCCTGCTGCAGGGCAGCACCCACGCGCCGCTGAGCGACAAGTTCGGCCTGGTGGTGCTGATCGGCTTCGGCTGGGTCTTCCTGATCGAACGCACCTATCGGCACTTCCGCGGCCAGGTCCAGCACCTGGCGGACCTGTCGCCGCGCGCCGAGCGCCTGAAGGACGCGGCGCTGCGGCTGCTCCCGCTGGTGGGCCTGCTGCTGCCGGTCGCCCTGCTGCTGGTCTACCGCGCCGCGAGCGTGCTGCACGAGCTACCGCCGGTGTCGGTGCTCCGCCCGCCGCCCAAGCTCGACGGGCCCCCGCCGGAGCCGCACAGCGACTCCCCCTCGATGGGCCTGCTGGCCTTCATCGGGCTGATCGTCGGCCTGGTGGGGCTGATCGTCCTGCTCTGGTTCGTCTTTCGCCAGCTGCGCCGGCCGACCGGGGCCGCGCCGGCGCCCAAGCGCCGGGTGCGCACCACCGAGCGTGAACTGGCCGAGGCGGTCGGCGAGGCGCGCCGGGCGCTGCTGCACGGCGACGACGCGCGCACCGCCGTGATCGCCTGCTACCTGGCGATGGAGGAGTCGCTGGCGGCCTCGGGCGTCGAACGGGAGGTCTCGGACAGCCCCACCGACCTGCTGGAGCGCGCGGCAGCCGCCGGGACGCTGCGCGGTGCGGACGCCACCGAGCTCACCGCGCTCTTCCGCGAGGCCCGGTTCTCGCGTCACCCGATGGACCAGGGCCACCTGGCCCGGGCCGGCGCCGCACTGGACGCGATCGCCGAGCAGCTCGCGGGGCGGATCGCCGAGCGGGCGGCCGCGGAGGCCGAGGCCGCCGCGGCCCGGGCAGCGGCGGCCGGATCCGCCTCGCAGTCGACGGGGGTGCACTCCTGA
- a CDS encoding AAA family ATPase — protein sequence MTTDTLTPQQAGKLAREVLAEIERAVVGKPEALELVMLGVLAGGHILIEDLPGLGKTLLARSFATTLGLEFRRIQFTPDLLPSDVSGAPFYDQRSGDMVFRPGPIFTNLLLADEINRTPPKTQAALLEAMAESQVSVDGTTHKLADPFVVIATANPIEYEGTYALPEAQLDRFLLRVRMGYLTTELEARMLRARVDRAAPEAVLSAVTDPAQLLAMRASLEQVEVSDDLVEYVVALIDATRSHPQIQVGASPRGGLALVQLARARAALEGRDFLTPEDVKAVAVPALAHRVTLKPELWVRQVEADDVLAALVAQVPTPQTVPRPSAPAAVPAAAEGGAAAEAARS from the coding sequence GTGACCACCGATACCCTGACGCCCCAGCAGGCCGGCAAGCTCGCCCGCGAGGTGCTGGCGGAGATCGAGCGCGCCGTGGTCGGCAAGCCGGAGGCGCTGGAGCTGGTCATGCTCGGCGTGCTGGCGGGCGGCCACATCCTGATCGAGGACCTGCCCGGCCTGGGCAAGACCCTGCTCGCCCGCTCCTTCGCCACCACGCTCGGCCTGGAGTTCCGCCGGATCCAGTTCACCCCCGACCTGCTGCCCTCGGACGTCTCCGGTGCCCCGTTCTACGACCAGCGCAGCGGCGACATGGTGTTCCGTCCCGGGCCGATCTTCACCAACCTGCTGCTGGCCGACGAGATCAACCGCACCCCGCCCAAGACCCAGGCGGCGCTGCTGGAGGCGATGGCCGAGTCGCAGGTGTCGGTCGACGGCACCACGCACAAGCTGGCCGACCCGTTCGTGGTGATCGCCACCGCGAACCCGATCGAGTACGAGGGCACCTACGCGCTGCCCGAGGCGCAGCTCGACCGCTTCCTGCTGCGGGTGCGGATGGGCTACCTGACCACCGAGCTGGAGGCCCGGATGCTGCGGGCCCGGGTCGACCGCGCCGCGCCCGAGGCGGTGCTCAGCGCGGTGACCGACCCCGCCCAACTGCTCGCGATGCGTGCCTCGCTGGAGCAGGTGGAGGTCTCCGACGACCTGGTCGAGTACGTCGTCGCACTGATCGACGCCACCCGCTCGCACCCGCAGATCCAGGTCGGCGCCTCGCCGCGCGGTGGCCTGGCACTGGTCCAACTGGCGCGGGCCCGTGCCGCGTTGGAGGGGCGTGACTTCCTGACCCCGGAGGACGTCAAGGCGGTCGCGGTGCCGGCGCTGGCCCACCGGGTCACCCTGAAGCCGGAGTTGTGGGTGCGCCAGGTCGAGGCGGACGACGTGCTGGCAGCGCTGGTGGCGCAGGTGCCGACCCCGCAGACGGTACCGCGTCCCTCGGCGCCGGCTGCGGTGCCGGCTGCGGCCGAGGGCGGGGCTGCGGCCGAGGCCGCCCGGTCATGA
- a CDS encoding DUF58 domain-containing protein codes for MTTGAATTNGPAGGSADGPADGAGAGPAAVGSSRAIVTGRPPLTEERKWQLAMSELASPPPTGWRATARTLRLLTVGTVAVIAALVTGHAWLFAPAAGVAVLLALAAPGRTRPTRIDAEASVSSRRLFEGERITVTIRVRHDGEAGLLDPRSVLGHGVCVDSERITLDTVTLELTATRWGRWTIGHVDLDVYDAGHLTRCTVRVDLGEAEVFPLPTTAGLTPIPVRLPERIGEHTTRQRGEGAEVNGVRPHVWGERQRRIHWPSTTRRGSIQLNQFSAERAADTVMLLDALGDFRDPASGTSTLDESVRAAAGLTRAYLRLHDRIGVVSVGGATRWLQAGSGSQHFYRIVQTVLDVRTDLGYRTPELKRLPPTALPAGALVYVFTPLADQRMLNLLVDLADRGNPLVVVEIPVGDPVVEEDDEIGPPALRLWRADREAMRFALRNRGIPVVAHRPGEALDLALAPLLRSRIQGRNR; via the coding sequence ATGACGACGGGTGCGGCCACCACCAACGGGCCGGCGGGAGGCTCGGCGGACGGGCCGGCGGACGGGGCCGGCGCCGGGCCGGCGGCCGTCGGCAGCAGCCGGGCCATCGTCACCGGCCGCCCGCCGCTGACCGAGGAGCGCAAGTGGCAGCTGGCCATGAGCGAGCTGGCGAGCCCGCCGCCGACCGGCTGGCGCGCCACCGCGCGCACCCTGCGGCTGCTCACGGTGGGCACGGTCGCGGTCATCGCCGCGCTGGTCACCGGGCACGCCTGGCTCTTCGCACCGGCCGCCGGGGTGGCCGTGCTGCTGGCACTGGCCGCGCCCGGCCGCACCAGGCCGACCCGGATCGACGCCGAGGCGAGCGTCTCGTCCCGCCGGCTGTTCGAGGGCGAGCGGATCACCGTCACGATCCGGGTCCGCCACGACGGCGAGGCCGGACTGCTCGACCCGCGCAGCGTGCTGGGGCACGGCGTCTGCGTCGACTCCGAGCGGATCACCCTCGACACCGTCACCCTGGAACTCACCGCCACCCGCTGGGGCCGCTGGACGATCGGCCACGTCGACCTGGACGTCTACGACGCCGGCCACCTGACCAGGTGCACCGTGCGGGTCGACCTGGGCGAGGCCGAGGTCTTCCCGCTGCCGACCACCGCAGGGCTGACCCCGATCCCGGTCCGGCTGCCGGAGCGGATCGGCGAGCACACCACCCGCCAGCGCGGCGAGGGCGCCGAGGTCAACGGGGTGCGCCCGCATGTCTGGGGCGAGCGGCAGCGGCGGATCCACTGGCCCTCGACCACCCGGCGCGGCAGCATCCAGCTCAACCAGTTCAGCGCCGAGCGGGCGGCCGACACCGTGATGCTGCTCGATGCGCTGGGCGACTTCCGGGACCCGGCCAGCGGCACCTCCACGCTGGACGAGTCGGTGCGCGCCGCCGCCGGACTGACCCGCGCCTACCTGCGCCTGCACGACCGGATCGGCGTGGTCTCGGTCGGCGGCGCCACCCGCTGGCTGCAGGCGGGCAGCGGCAGCCAGCACTTCTACCGGATCGTGCAGACCGTGCTCGACGTCCGGACCGACCTCGGCTACCGCACGCCCGAGCTGAAACGCCTGCCACCGACCGCGCTGCCCGCCGGCGCGCTGGTCTACGTCTTCACGCCGCTGGCCGACCAGCGGATGCTGAACCTGCTCGTCGACCTCGCCGACCGGGGCAACCCGCTGGTCGTGGTGGAGATCCCGGTCGGCGACCCGGTGGTGGAGGAGGACGACGAGATCGGCCCGCCGGCCCTGCGGCTGTGGCGGGCCGACCGCGAGGCGATGCGGTTCGCGCTGCGCAACCGCGGCATCCCGGTGGTCGCCCACCGTCCCGGCGAGGCGCTCGACCTGGCGCTCGCCCCGCTGTTGCGCAGCCGGATCCAGGGGAGGAACCGATGA
- a CDS encoding ABC transporter permease — protein MSAVPAAPLPASADQAAGATATATAAATDQAGAGQSQARRPELGLLLVPPRARTGWRLVPARVMAMCAVELQKLRHDRTELYTRAVQPALWLLIFGETFTKLHAIPTGGIPYLDYLAPGIIAQSAMFIAIFYGIMIIWERDSGVLTKLLVTPTPRAALVTGKAFAAGVKAVIQAVVVVLIAAALGVAMTWNPLRLLGVVVVVLLGSAFFSCLSMTIAGIVLTRDRLMGIGQAITMPLFFGSNALYPVALMPGWLQVISKANPLSYQVDALRGLLIGTHAHLVSDFAVLALATALGITAASALLGRLAR, from the coding sequence ATGTCCGCCGTACCCGCCGCACCGCTTCCCGCGTCGGCTGACCAGGCCGCGGGCGCTACCGCCACCGCCACTGCCGCCGCCACCGACCAGGCCGGCGCCGGGCAGTCGCAGGCCCGCCGCCCCGAGCTCGGGCTGCTGCTGGTCCCGCCGCGCGCCCGGACCGGCTGGCGACTGGTACCCGCCCGCGTAATGGCGATGTGCGCGGTCGAGCTGCAGAAGCTGCGCCACGACCGCACCGAGCTCTACACCCGTGCCGTCCAGCCGGCCCTGTGGCTGCTGATCTTCGGTGAGACCTTCACCAAGCTGCACGCCATCCCCACCGGCGGGATTCCCTACCTCGACTACCTGGCGCCGGGGATCATCGCGCAGTCCGCGATGTTCATCGCGATCTTCTACGGCATCATGATCATCTGGGAGCGCGACTCCGGGGTGCTCACCAAGCTGCTGGTCACCCCGACGCCGCGGGCCGCCCTGGTCACCGGCAAGGCGTTCGCCGCCGGGGTGAAGGCGGTGATCCAGGCCGTCGTGGTGGTGCTGATCGCCGCCGCGCTCGGGGTCGCGATGACCTGGAACCCGCTGCGGCTGCTGGGCGTCGTGGTGGTGGTCCTGCTCGGCTCGGCGTTCTTCTCCTGCCTGTCGATGACCATCGCCGGGATCGTGCTGACCCGCGACCGGCTGATGGGCATCGGCCAGGCGATCACCATGCCGCTCTTCTTCGGCTCCAACGCCCTCTACCCGGTGGCGCTGATGCCGGGCTGGCTCCAGGTGATCAGCAAGGCGAACCCGCTGAGCTACCAGGTGGACGCGCTGCGCGGCCTGCTGATCGGCACGCACGCGCACCTGGTCTCCGACTTCGCGGTGCTGGCGCTGGCCACGGCGCTCGGCATCACCGCCGCCTCGGCCCTGCTGGGACGGCTGGCGAGGTAA
- a CDS encoding ABC transporter ATP-binding protein, translating to MTDTRTDTDTTGAAAPPAPGEAVVCHDLEYSFGHGKRGSAPTKAVDGVDLTVHTGEVFGLLGPNGAGKTTTIRAITTLLPVPAGMVQVFGQDVARRRMEVRRMLGYVPQQLSADAGLTGRENVELFSRVFDVPRGERGPRVAQALAAVDLAEAADRLAGTYSGGMVRRLELAQALVSAPRLLVLDEPTIGLDPIARTSVWECIDAVRQATGMTVLVTTHYMDEADQYCDRVGLMDRGKIRALGTPEQLKDQVSEQDPELEHPTLDDVFRHFAGRDLGRGQAPEGDFSDVRRTRRTASRVG from the coding sequence ATGACGGACACCCGCACCGACACCGACACCACCGGCGCTGCGGCCCCACCTGCCCCGGGCGAGGCCGTGGTCTGCCACGACCTGGAGTACTCCTTCGGCCACGGCAAGCGCGGCTCGGCCCCCACCAAGGCCGTGGACGGCGTGGACCTCACCGTGCACACCGGCGAGGTGTTCGGTCTGCTCGGCCCGAACGGCGCCGGCAAGACCACCACGATCCGCGCCATCACCACCCTGCTGCCGGTGCCCGCCGGCATGGTCCAGGTCTTCGGCCAGGACGTCGCCCGGCGCCGGATGGAGGTGCGGCGGATGCTCGGCTACGTGCCCCAGCAGCTGTCCGCCGACGCCGGGCTGACCGGCCGGGAGAACGTCGAGCTGTTCTCCCGGGTCTTCGACGTGCCGCGCGGCGAGCGCGGCCCGCGGGTGGCCCAGGCACTGGCGGCGGTCGACCTGGCCGAGGCGGCCGACCGGCTGGCCGGGACCTACTCGGGCGGCATGGTGCGCCGTCTGGAGCTGGCGCAGGCCCTGGTCAGCGCGCCCCGGCTGCTGGTGCTGGACGAGCCGACCATCGGGCTGGACCCGATCGCCCGGACCAGCGTCTGGGAGTGCATCGACGCGGTGCGCCAGGCCACCGGCATGACCGTGCTGGTCACCACCCACTACATGGACGAGGCCGATCAGTACTGCGACCGGGTGGGCCTGATGGACCGCGGCAAGATCCGCGCGCTGGGCACCCCCGAGCAGCTGAAGGACCAGGTGAGCGAGCAGGACCCGGAGCTCGAACACCCCACCCTGGATGACGTGTTCCGCCACTTCGCCGGGCGCGACCTCGGCCGTGGCCAGGCACCGGAAGGAGACTTCAGCGATGTCCGCCGTACCCGCCGCACCGCTTCCCGCGTCGGCTGA
- a CDS encoding MarR family winged helix-turn-helix transcriptional regulator — MPVTDPGIPAARSSDPDPIDEFPALLAGIPRLVRRRLRQELTVPRLRGAQVELLRLVAANPGLRVSAAAKELCLAGNSVSTLVNQLVADGLLRREVDPADRRAALLHVTPAAAERLEVWRANHQALVGGLVAGLPAEDRAALAAALPALRRLAAGLQRGDSDRGDDDRGDGDRGDRDSDRGDHDRGDDGGDDR; from the coding sequence ATGCCTGTCACCGACCCCGGGATCCCCGCCGCGCGAAGCTCGGACCCGGACCCCATCGACGAGTTTCCCGCCCTCCTCGCGGGCATCCCGCGCCTGGTGCGCCGCCGCCTGCGCCAGGAGCTCACGGTGCCGCGCCTGCGCGGTGCCCAGGTGGAGCTGCTGCGCCTGGTGGCGGCCAACCCCGGTCTGCGGGTCTCGGCCGCCGCCAAGGAGCTGTGCCTCGCGGGCAATTCGGTGTCCACCCTGGTCAACCAGCTGGTCGCGGACGGTCTGCTGCGCCGCGAGGTGGATCCGGCCGACCGGCGGGCGGCGCTGCTGCACGTCACCCCGGCGGCGGCCGAGCGGCTGGAGGTCTGGCGGGCCAACCACCAGGCGCTGGTCGGCGGCCTGGTCGCCGGGCTCCCCGCCGAGGACCGGGCCGCGCTGGCCGCCGCGCTGCCCGCGTTGCGCCGCCTGGCGGCCGGACTCCAGCGCGGTGACAGTGACCGCGGTGACGACGACCGTGGTGACGGCGACCGCGGTGACCGTGACAGCGACCGCGGTGACCACGACCGCGGCGACGACGGAGGGGACGACCGATGA
- a CDS encoding GNAT family N-acetyltransferase, protein MPESSGAIEVRRRWSGDLDGCVAALAGVHEADGYPVDWPADPARWLVESDQLASWVAVSATGGIVGHVALGRGTGSSAGEVWARRAGREAAEAGAVGRLYVAPLARGRGLGERLLASAVGQAHAWGLHPVLDVVTSGAAAVALYQRLGWELMLTVDQIWPNGSVVAVHCFAGGEGA, encoded by the coding sequence ATGCCGGAGAGTTCGGGTGCGATCGAGGTCCGGCGGCGCTGGTCCGGGGATCTGGACGGCTGCGTGGCCGCGCTGGCCGGTGTGCACGAGGCCGACGGCTATCCGGTGGACTGGCCCGCCGACCCGGCCCGCTGGCTGGTCGAGTCGGACCAACTCGCCTCCTGGGTGGCGGTGTCGGCGACCGGGGGGATTGTCGGGCACGTCGCGCTCGGTCGTGGGACCGGGTCCTCGGCCGGCGAGGTCTGGGCGCGGCGGGCCGGGCGGGAGGCGGCGGAGGCGGGTGCGGTGGGCCGGCTGTACGTGGCGCCGCTCGCGCGCGGGCGCGGGCTCGGTGAGCGGTTGCTGGCCTCGGCGGTCGGGCAGGCGCACGCGTGGGGGCTGCACCCGGTGCTGGACGTGGTGACGTCCGGCGCCGCCGCCGTCGCGCTGTACCAGCGGCTGGGCTGGGAACTGATGCTGACGGTCGATCAGATCTGGCCCAATGGGTCGGTGGTGGCCGTGCACTGCTTCGCGGGAGGCGAGGGCGCCTGA
- the purN gene encoding phosphoribosylglycinamide formyltransferase: protein MTFRVAVLASHTGSNLRALTAAAGRPGAGYAVTLVISNNSGAGALAHARESGIPARHLSGRTHPQSADLDAAVVAELREHATDLVVTAGYLKRLGPRTLREYAGRIVNVHPSLLPRHTGPGLHGHRVHRAVLAAGECLTGVSVHLVVPDGRPHTVLAARPVPVRPGDTVESLAGRVLPIEHALLPATVQALALAAGAAGATSAAEGS from the coding sequence ATGACGTTTCGGGTCGCGGTGCTCGCCTCGCACACCGGCAGCAACCTGCGGGCGCTGACCGCCGCCGCGGGCCGGCCCGGCGCCGGTTACGCCGTCACACTGGTGATCAGCAACAACAGCGGCGCCGGTGCCCTGGCCCACGCACGGGAGTCGGGCATCCCGGCCCGGCACCTGTCCGGCCGCACCCATCCGCAGTCCGCCGACCTGGACGCCGCCGTGGTGGCCGAACTGCGCGAGCACGCCACCGATCTGGTGGTCACCGCCGGCTATCTGAAACGGCTCGGGCCCCGCACCCTGCGCGAGTACGCCGGGCGGATCGTCAACGTCCACCCGTCGCTGCTCCCCCGCCACACCGGGCCCGGGCTGCACGGCCACCGCGTGCACCGCGCCGTGCTCGCCGCGGGCGAGTGCCTCACCGGTGTCTCCGTCCACCTGGTGGTGCCGGACGGCCGGCCGCACACCGTGCTCGCCGCCCGGCCGGTCCCGGTGCGCCCGGGGGACACCGTGGAGTCCCTGGCCGGCCGGGTGCTGCCGATCGAGCACGCGCTGCTGCCCGCCACCGTCCAGGCGCTGGCACTGGCCGCCGGAGCCGCCGGTGCCACCAGTGCCGCCGAGGGCTCCTGA
- a CDS encoding styrene monooxygenase/indole monooxygenase family protein, translated as MRKILIVGAGQAGLQLALGLQSHGYDVTVMTNRTAAEVRDGRVLSTQCMFHTSLGHERELGINFWEDAAPKVEGLGVSVSGPESARVIDWVGELDGYGQSVDQRIKMSGWLETFAQRGGQVVIHGVAVSDLDYFSRTYDLVLVAAGKGELVSMFGRDAARSPYDAPQRALAVSYVHGLGPRPEHDFKAVRCNLVPGVGELFVIPALTISGACDILFWEGIPGGPLDVFGGVKDPGEHLRLTLDLMKTYTPWEYDRARGGVELTDAGGTLAGRYAPVVRNPIGELPSGGLVLGVADVVVANDPITGQGSNNAAKCAAVYLDAILAHGDKPFDRDFMQAAFDRYWENAQHVTKWTNAMLAPPPEHVLNLIGAAGQLPAVAHRFANGFDNPADFENWFYDPEKAGAFLASVTPQA; from the coding sequence ATGCGCAAGATACTGATCGTCGGGGCCGGGCAGGCCGGACTCCAGCTGGCGCTGGGCCTCCAGTCGCACGGCTACGACGTGACGGTGATGACCAACCGCACCGCGGCCGAGGTACGCGACGGGCGGGTGCTCTCCACCCAGTGCATGTTCCACACCTCGCTGGGCCACGAGCGCGAGCTGGGCATCAACTTCTGGGAGGACGCCGCACCCAAGGTCGAGGGGCTCGGCGTCTCGGTCAGCGGCCCGGAGTCCGCCCGGGTGATCGACTGGGTGGGCGAGCTGGACGGCTACGGGCAGTCGGTCGACCAGCGGATCAAGATGTCCGGCTGGCTGGAGACCTTCGCCCAGCGCGGCGGCCAGGTGGTCATCCACGGCGTCGCCGTCTCGGACCTCGACTACTTCTCCCGCACCTACGACCTGGTCCTGGTCGCCGCCGGCAAGGGCGAGTTGGTCTCGATGTTCGGCCGCGACGCCGCCCGGTCGCCGTACGACGCGCCGCAGCGCGCCCTCGCGGTCTCCTATGTGCACGGCCTCGGCCCGCGCCCGGAGCACGACTTCAAGGCGGTGCGCTGCAACCTGGTGCCGGGCGTCGGCGAGTTGTTCGTGATCCCCGCGCTGACCATCTCCGGCGCCTGCGACATCCTGTTCTGGGAGGGCATCCCCGGCGGCCCGCTGGACGTCTTCGGGGGCGTCAAGGACCCGGGCGAGCACCTGCGCCTGACGCTGGACCTGATGAAGACCTACACCCCCTGGGAGTACGACCGCGCCCGCGGCGGCGTCGAACTCACCGACGCGGGCGGCACGCTGGCCGGCCGCTACGCCCCGGTGGTGCGCAACCCGATCGGCGAACTGCCCAGCGGCGGCCTGGTGCTGGGCGTGGCCGACGTCGTGGTCGCCAACGACCCGATCACCGGCCAGGGTTCGAACAACGCGGCCAAGTGCGCGGCCGTCTACCTGGACGCGATCCTGGCCCACGGCGACAAGCCGTTCGACCGGGACTTCATGCAGGCGGCGTTCGACCGCTACTGGGAGAACGCCCAGCACGTCACCAAGTGGACCAACGCGATGCTGGCCCCGCCGCCGGAGCACGTGCTCAACCTGATCGGCGCGGCGGGTCAGCTCCCGGCCGTGGCCCACCGGTTCGCCAACGGCTTCGACAACCCCGCCGACTTCGAGAACTGGTTCTACGACCCGGAGAAGGCCGGCGCCTTCCTGGCCTCGGTCACCCCGCAGGCCTGA
- a CDS encoding GTP-binding protein: MDFASSEAVPPGVPLVAGNATSTKIVVAGGFGVGKTTFVRSVSEIPPLTTEAVMTEASVGVDDTAAVPAKTATTVAMDFGRITLESDLVLYLFGTPGQGRFWFMWDDLVRGAVGAVVLADTRRLADSFPALDYFEGSGLPFVVAVNQFDGAPVYTPEAVRDSLAVPEQVPVLICDARRRSSAVEVLTALVTRALAVDPGAPSAGSVLTAQF; encoded by the coding sequence GTGGACTTCGCAAGCTCTGAGGCGGTGCCGCCCGGCGTCCCGTTGGTCGCGGGGAACGCGACCTCCACCAAGATCGTGGTGGCGGGCGGGTTCGGCGTCGGCAAGACCACCTTCGTCCGCTCGGTCTCCGAGATACCCCCGCTCACCACCGAGGCGGTGATGACCGAGGCGAGCGTCGGGGTGGACGACACCGCGGCGGTCCCGGCGAAGACCGCCACCACGGTGGCGATGGACTTCGGGCGCATCACCCTCGAATCCGACCTGGTGCTCTACCTGTTCGGCACGCCGGGGCAGGGCCGCTTCTGGTTCATGTGGGACGACCTGGTGCGTGGCGCGGTCGGTGCCGTGGTGCTGGCCGACACCCGTCGACTGGCCGACTCGTTCCCGGCGTTGGACTACTTCGAGGGAAGCGGGCTGCCCTTCGTGGTGGCGGTCAACCAGTTCGACGGCGCGCCGGTCTACACGCCCGAGGCGGTCCGCGACTCGCTGGCCGTGCCGGAGCAGGTGCCGGTGCTGATCTGCGACGCCCGCCGGCGGTCCTCCGCGGTCGAGGTGCTGACCGCCCTGGTGACGCGCGCGCTGGCCGTCGACCCCGGGGCGCCGTCCGCCGGTTCGGTTCTGACCGCCCAATTCTGA
- a CDS encoding DUF742 domain-containing protein, producing the protein MPGTVGSGSTGNGGFGPSGPGGVGPGHGRRTDTARPGQGRSSRVRPYAITRGRTRFGRVLLVETLVSALNRPADPADRGLPELTAICDVCRGQMRSIAEISALLHMPLGVVKVLVSDLADQGRIRVHGADVADGTDLAGELPGASKRDLLERVLGGLRKL; encoded by the coding sequence ATGCCTGGCACCGTCGGGAGCGGGAGTACGGGGAACGGTGGGTTCGGCCCGAGCGGCCCCGGGGGCGTCGGCCCCGGACACGGGCGGCGCACCGACACCGCCCGTCCCGGGCAAGGGCGTTCGTCCCGGGTGCGGCCGTACGCGATCACCCGCGGCCGGACCAGGTTCGGCCGGGTGCTGCTGGTCGAGACCCTGGTGTCGGCGCTCAACCGGCCGGCCGACCCGGCCGACCGCGGGCTGCCCGAGCTGACCGCGATCTGCGATGTCTGCCGGGGGCAGATGCGCTCGATCGCGGAGATCTCCGCGTTGCTGCACATGCCGCTCGGCGTGGTGAAGGTCCTGGTCAGTGACCTCGCCGACCAGGGCAGGATCCGGGTGCACGGTGCGGACGTGGCCGACGGTACGGATCTGGCCGGGGAGCTTCCCGGTGCGTCGAAGCGTGATCTGCTGGAGAGGGTGCTGGGTGGACTTCGCAAGCTCTGA
- a CDS encoding roadblock/LC7 domain-containing protein — translation MTEPDHRNTPAAAPLSSSYATPYALGQPATGQAGPGQGQLAVSHQPVSQGASNVRWLLGDFCGSVIGVEEAVVVSSDGLLLADARHSTRSDELAAIVSALTSLAGGLARAIEFGGVKQTMVTMDEGHLVVMAISDGSCLGVYASLHSDLGVLAYQMALLVERAGHALTPQVRSELHRAMAVR, via the coding sequence ATGACCGAGCCCGACCACCGGAACACCCCGGCAGCCGCCCCGCTGTCCAGCTCGTACGCGACCCCCTACGCCCTGGGACAGCCCGCCACCGGGCAGGCCGGTCCGGGGCAGGGTCAACTCGCCGTCAGCCACCAGCCGGTGAGCCAGGGCGCGTCCAACGTCCGATGGCTGCTCGGAGACTTCTGCGGCTCGGTCATCGGCGTGGAGGAGGCCGTCGTGGTCTCCTCGGACGGGCTGCTGCTCGCCGACGCGCGGCACAGCACGCGCTCCGACGAACTGGCCGCCATCGTCTCGGCGTTGACCAGCCTGGCCGGCGGTCTGGCGCGGGCCATCGAGTTCGGCGGGGTCAAGCAGACCATGGTCACCATGGACGAGGGGCACCTGGTGGTGATGGCCATCAGCGACGGGTCCTGCCTCGGCGTCTACGCCTCGCTGCACAGCGATCTCGGCGTGCTGGCCTACCAGATGGCGCTGCTCGTGGAGCGCGCCGGACATGCGCTGACACCCCAGGTGCGCAGCGAACTCCACCGGGCGATGGCCGTCCGATGA